The following coding sequences lie in one Methylotuvimicrobium alcaliphilum 20Z genomic window:
- a CDS encoding BON domain-containing protein, which translates to MSTRLPLVLFTLTGSLILMTGTVQAEQDSVIYLAADSSSKMDNTERNVRDRDDANLTPEDQKESKGDIDITATIRQAVVRDESLSLNAKNAKIITRHGVVTLRGLVESEAERLTLQQIATQTPGVVQIDNQLEIKAP; encoded by the coding sequence ATGTCTACACGATTACCGTTAGTACTATTCACTTTAACCGGTAGCCTAATACTGATGACCGGTACCGTTCAAGCCGAACAGGATAGCGTCATCTATTTGGCGGCCGACTCCAGTTCGAAAATGGACAATACCGAACGCAATGTTCGCGACAGAGATGATGCTAATTTAACCCCGGAAGATCAAAAAGAATCCAAAGGTGATATCGACATCACGGCTACCATCCGTCAAGCCGTCGTTAGGGATGAATCGCTTTCACTCAACGCAAAGAATGCAAAAATCATAACTCGTCATGGAGTCGTGACTTTGCGTGGACTGGTTGAAAGTGAAGCAGAACGTTTGACACTGCAACAAATCGCCACGCAAACACCCGGCGTAGTGCAGATAGATAATCAACTTGAAATTAAAGCGCCGTAA
- a CDS encoding phosphoketolase family protein, protein MNTQTLNPELLRKIDAYWRAANYLSVGQIYLYDNPLLKKPLKQAHIKPRLLGHWGTTPGLNFAYVHLNRVIKMHDLNVIYITGPGHGGPALVANAYLEGTYSEVYPNIAQNESGMKRLFKQFSFPGGIPSHVAPETPGSIHEGGELGYSLSHAYGAAFDNPDLIVACVVGDGEAETGPLAASWHSNKFLNPVHDGAVLPILHLNGYKIAGPTVLARIPHDELDAMFRGLGYTPYFVEGEDPMAMHQLMAATLDTVVGEIQRIQTEARANGFKKRPNWPMIILRSPKGWTGPKEVDDKPTEGTFRSHQVPMGDMSEAGHVKILEKWLKSYHPKQLFDKTGKLVAELAELAPAGERRMSANPHANGGLLLQQLHLPDFHDYEVKVSKPGNVEAESTRVQGEFIRDVIKRNPENFRIFSPDETNSNRWGAVFEVTNRCSTAEIVPGDDHVAPDGRVMEILSEHQCEGWLEGYLLTGRHGFFSCYEAFIHIIDSMFNQHAKWLKVSNQIPWRRPIASLNYLLSSHVWRQDHNGFSHQDPGFMDHVVNKKAEVIRVFLPPDANTLLSVTDHCLRSRNYVNVIVAGKQPSPQWLDMDEAIKHCTAGLGIWPWASNDQDGEPDVVMACCGDVPTLETLAAVELLREYFPELKVRVINVVDLMKLQTQSEHPNGLSDKDFDLLFTKDKPIIFAFHGYPLLIHRLTYRRSNHSNLHVRGFKEEGTTTTPFDMTVLNDLDRFHLVGDVIDRLPQLGARAAYAKQAMRDKLIEHKQYIRKHGEDMPEIRHWKWKG, encoded by the coding sequence ATGAATACACAAACTCTGAATCCTGAATTGCTGAGGAAAATTGACGCCTATTGGCGTGCAGCAAACTATCTATCGGTTGGTCAGATTTATCTCTATGACAATCCGCTGTTGAAGAAGCCGCTCAAGCAGGCGCACATCAAACCGCGCCTGCTTGGGCACTGGGGCACGACGCCGGGGCTAAACTTTGCCTACGTCCACTTGAACCGTGTTATCAAGATGCATGATCTAAACGTAATCTACATTACCGGGCCGGGGCATGGCGGACCCGCGCTGGTGGCGAATGCCTATCTAGAGGGTACCTACAGCGAGGTGTATCCCAATATCGCCCAAAATGAGTCGGGGATGAAACGGCTGTTCAAACAGTTTTCCTTCCCCGGCGGCATACCGAGTCACGTTGCACCTGAAACACCGGGCTCGATTCACGAGGGAGGCGAGCTGGGTTATTCGCTGTCGCATGCCTACGGGGCAGCGTTCGACAATCCCGATCTGATCGTTGCTTGTGTCGTCGGCGATGGTGAAGCAGAGACCGGTCCTCTGGCTGCCAGTTGGCATTCGAATAAATTTCTCAATCCGGTCCACGACGGTGCCGTGTTGCCCATCCTGCATTTGAATGGCTATAAAATTGCCGGCCCCACGGTTTTGGCGCGCATTCCGCATGACGAACTGGACGCGATGTTTCGTGGCCTCGGTTACACGCCGTATTTCGTCGAAGGCGAGGATCCGATGGCGATGCATCAGCTGATGGCGGCTACGCTGGACACTGTGGTCGGCGAGATCCAACGCATCCAAACTGAAGCCCGCGCCAACGGATTCAAGAAACGTCCGAATTGGCCTATGATCATCTTGCGCTCACCGAAAGGCTGGACCGGCCCTAAGGAAGTCGATGACAAACCTACCGAGGGAACATTTCGATCGCATCAGGTTCCGATGGGCGACATGAGTGAAGCGGGGCATGTGAAGATTCTGGAAAAGTGGTTGAAAAGCTACCATCCGAAGCAATTGTTCGACAAGACCGGGAAATTGGTTGCCGAATTGGCTGAATTGGCGCCGGCTGGAGAGCGGCGCATGAGTGCCAATCCACACGCCAACGGAGGGCTCTTGTTACAGCAACTGCATCTGCCTGATTTTCACGACTACGAGGTTAAGGTGTCCAAGCCGGGAAACGTGGAGGCCGAATCCACCCGAGTGCAAGGGGAATTTATCCGCGACGTGATCAAACGGAACCCTGAAAACTTCCGTATCTTTAGTCCGGACGAAACGAATTCAAACCGCTGGGGCGCTGTGTTCGAAGTGACGAACCGTTGTTCGACCGCGGAAATTGTGCCCGGCGACGATCACGTTGCCCCCGATGGCCGGGTGATGGAGATATTGAGCGAGCATCAGTGCGAGGGTTGGCTCGAAGGTTACCTGCTGACTGGGCGTCACGGATTTTTCTCTTGCTACGAAGCGTTTATCCACATCATTGATTCGATGTTCAACCAGCATGCCAAATGGCTCAAGGTCTCGAATCAGATTCCATGGCGCCGCCCGATTGCATCTTTGAACTATCTGCTTTCTTCGCACGTCTGGCGACAGGATCATAACGGTTTTAGTCATCAGGATCCAGGCTTCATGGACCATGTCGTGAACAAAAAGGCGGAAGTCATTCGTGTCTTTCTGCCGCCCGATGCGAATACGCTGCTTTCGGTAACCGATCATTGCCTGCGTAGCCGCAATTATGTCAACGTTATCGTTGCCGGCAAGCAACCCTCGCCGCAGTGGTTAGACATGGATGAGGCCATTAAACACTGTACTGCTGGTTTGGGTATTTGGCCGTGGGCCAGCAACGATCAGGATGGCGAACCGGATGTTGTCATGGCATGCTGCGGCGACGTACCGACGCTAGAAACCTTGGCCGCCGTCGAGTTGTTGCGGGAATATTTCCCAGAGCTGAAAGTTAGGGTGATTAATGTAGTCGATTTGATGAAACTCCAGACCCAAAGCGAACACCCGAATGGTCTGAGCGACAAAGATTTCGATTTACTTTTTACCAAGGATAAGCCGATCATCTTCGCCTTCCACGGTTATCCATTGCTCATTCATCGGTTGACCTATCGTCGCAGTAACCACTCGAACCTGCATGTGCGCGGTTTCAAAGAAGAAGGCACCACCACTACGCCCTTCGACATGACGGTATTGAACGACCTGGACCGGTTTCATTTGGTTGGCGATGTCATTGACCGCCTCCCGCAATTGGGAGCTCGGGCTGCCTACGCCAAGCAAGCCATGCGAGACAAGCTCATCGAACACAAACAATACATCAGGAAGCATGGCGAGGATATGCCGGAAATTCGTCACTGGAAATGGAAAGGATGA
- a CDS encoding HAD-IC family P-type ATPase: protein MTPAPITELPKGKAWYSQSAEETLAQLKSSEAGLTVQEAGLRLTANGPNALKEGKRISPLQIIFDQFKSLIIWVLIAAGVVSGLLGEMMDAIAIFAIVVLNAVIGFYQEFKAEQSIAALKKMTAPEAKVLRDGKVTSIPASGIVSGDILALEAGDLIAADARLLEAASLKCIEATLTGELLAVIKRTVTLGQGDIPLADRENMVFMGTSVAMGTGQAVVVATAMQTELGRIAGLIEKAGEEEQTPLEKKLESFGQMLIWAALGIVALLFGLGLLRGTDLFELSLTSVSLAVAAVPEGLPAVVTVALSLGVLRMSRRHALVRKLAAVETLGSTTTICTDKTGTLTMGEMTVRALYVANQSYEVTGLGYEPEGEVRFEGKKAEVEHAAPLLELATIILGCNNAHLVQEKENWKVIGDPTEGALLAAGAKAGGDYESIERKLPKQQEIPFDSDRKLSTMIRKMQDGKLRAFINGAPDVLLERCTNLYAGTGVRPMTDEDRQTIVAQNTAMAQQALRVLGSAYRDLDKTVAADLTADDVEHDLVFVGLSGMVDPPRQEAKDAVAKCRAAGIRVVMITGDHPDTATAIAREIGIASDEDRAVSGIELDKMSDRDLLQHAPEIAVYARVTAEHKLRIIRAWQTNDAVVAMTGDGVNDAPAIKGADIGIAMGRAGTEVTKQAADMIITDDNFASIVAAVEEGRGIYDNIRKTLQYLLAGNTGELLLMTVCVIIGLPTPLLPIHLLWINLVTDGLPALCLATDPIDSDVMNRSPRPHSERITTPKFLRTMAFTGILTAGVAFVVYWYMLKVETTEIARTYAFSVLVFAELLRSFGVRSESKPVWRISLFTNINLMLVVAVSFGLQVWSQHNETLGRFLKTSYMPFSDSLLLLALGAIPLLILEIVKVVRLAGQQRKTAPFESATRLNQKTSRVWTIPWLALKKFSVIDGAQWAGAFSYYAFFSLFPLVILFVTIASIFIDQDRAGIAIIAYVETYVPMSGDKESYIFDAMTGVVEARGQMGVVAFLMLAWAALQIFTTLISATNRAWGSETSNWWRRPLKSLVFLVIMVCVVLLSVAVPVLAKLTQDWLIPIYDFNSWVYTLGNFFISSLVVFLSLSLFYQLAPSRPTRFAEVWIAALCATAFLYAAEHLFVVYLKDFATLNAVYGVFGGIMALLLWIYLFGCIFIFGACLCAAQAEERSTEDPPMARLTQDNKP, encoded by the coding sequence ATGACCCCAGCACCCATCACCGAACTACCAAAAGGCAAGGCCTGGTACAGTCAGTCCGCCGAGGAAACGCTGGCACAGCTCAAATCTTCAGAAGCTGGACTAACGGTACAGGAAGCGGGCCTTCGCCTCACCGCCAACGGCCCGAATGCGTTGAAGGAAGGCAAGCGCATCAGTCCGTTGCAGATTATCTTCGACCAGTTCAAAAGTCTGATCATCTGGGTTCTAATCGCAGCCGGCGTCGTCTCTGGCCTGTTGGGCGAAATGATGGATGCTATTGCGATTTTCGCCATCGTCGTCCTCAACGCCGTCATCGGCTTCTACCAGGAATTCAAAGCCGAGCAGTCCATCGCGGCGCTCAAGAAAATGACCGCGCCCGAGGCCAAGGTGTTGCGAGATGGTAAGGTCACGTCGATTCCGGCTTCGGGAATCGTCAGCGGTGACATTCTAGCGCTAGAAGCTGGCGACTTGATCGCTGCCGATGCCCGGCTTTTGGAAGCGGCCTCGCTCAAGTGTATCGAAGCGACGCTGACCGGTGAATTGTTAGCGGTGATTAAGCGGACTGTGACTTTAGGTCAAGGCGATATCCCGCTTGCCGACCGCGAGAATATGGTGTTCATGGGCACCAGCGTCGCGATGGGTACTGGCCAGGCCGTCGTCGTGGCCACAGCCATGCAGACCGAGTTGGGCCGTATTGCCGGTCTGATTGAAAAGGCCGGAGAGGAGGAACAAACTCCGCTGGAGAAAAAACTCGAGTCTTTCGGGCAAATGCTGATTTGGGCGGCGCTGGGCATTGTTGCACTACTGTTCGGATTAGGATTGCTGCGCGGCACGGATCTGTTCGAGTTATCCTTGACTTCGGTGAGTCTCGCGGTGGCCGCAGTACCGGAAGGACTACCTGCGGTCGTCACGGTGGCGCTCTCGCTCGGCGTATTGCGCATGTCCCGTCGCCATGCGCTCGTACGCAAACTGGCCGCAGTCGAGACGCTCGGATCGACCACGACCATCTGCACGGACAAAACCGGTACTTTGACGATGGGCGAAATGACCGTGCGTGCGCTTTACGTCGCAAACCAAAGTTACGAGGTCACTGGCCTTGGTTATGAACCGGAAGGCGAAGTACGTTTTGAGGGCAAGAAGGCGGAAGTCGAGCACGCGGCGCCGTTGCTCGAACTTGCGACTATAATCCTTGGCTGCAACAACGCCCATTTGGTTCAGGAAAAGGAGAACTGGAAAGTTATTGGCGACCCCACCGAAGGTGCATTGTTGGCGGCCGGCGCCAAGGCTGGCGGTGACTATGAGAGCATTGAACGAAAACTGCCCAAGCAACAAGAAATACCTTTCGACTCCGATCGCAAACTCAGCACGATGATACGTAAAATGCAGGACGGAAAACTGCGTGCCTTCATCAACGGAGCGCCCGATGTACTGTTAGAACGCTGCACAAACCTTTATGCCGGCACTGGAGTTCGCCCGATGACGGACGAAGATCGACAGACCATCGTCGCACAAAATACCGCGATGGCGCAGCAAGCCCTGCGTGTGCTCGGTTCGGCTTATCGCGACCTGGATAAGACGGTAGCCGCCGACTTAACAGCTGACGATGTGGAGCATGATCTCGTATTCGTGGGCCTGTCGGGAATGGTTGATCCACCCCGCCAAGAAGCCAAGGACGCTGTTGCAAAATGCCGCGCAGCCGGCATTCGCGTGGTGATGATTACCGGCGATCATCCCGATACTGCAACGGCCATTGCGCGGGAAATCGGTATCGCATCAGACGAAGACAGAGCAGTCTCGGGCATCGAGCTGGACAAAATGTCCGACCGGGATCTTCTTCAGCACGCGCCCGAAATAGCCGTATACGCCCGCGTTACCGCTGAGCACAAGCTACGCATTATTCGCGCCTGGCAAACGAATGATGCGGTCGTGGCGATGACCGGCGACGGTGTTAACGACGCCCCGGCCATCAAAGGCGCCGACATCGGTATTGCCATGGGGCGAGCCGGTACGGAAGTTACCAAGCAGGCGGCAGACATGATCATCACCGATGACAACTTTGCCTCCATCGTCGCCGCCGTCGAAGAGGGGCGCGGTATCTACGACAATATCCGCAAGACGCTCCAATACTTGCTGGCGGGTAACACCGGCGAATTGCTTTTGATGACCGTCTGCGTAATCATTGGCCTGCCGACGCCGCTGCTGCCGATTCACCTACTTTGGATTAATCTCGTGACCGACGGTCTGCCTGCGCTTTGTCTGGCTACCGATCCCATCGATTCCGACGTAATGAATCGCAGCCCGCGCCCTCACTCAGAGCGCATTACGACTCCCAAATTTCTCCGTACGATGGCCTTCACGGGTATACTCACGGCAGGTGTGGCGTTCGTGGTTTACTGGTATATGTTGAAAGTGGAAACCACGGAAATTGCGCGCACCTACGCTTTTTCTGTACTGGTCTTCGCTGAATTATTGCGGTCCTTCGGCGTTCGCAGCGAAAGCAAGCCGGTGTGGCGTATTTCTCTATTCACGAATATCAATCTCATGCTTGTGGTTGCCGTTTCATTCGGCCTCCAGGTGTGGAGCCAGCATAACGAAACGCTGGGTCGCTTCCTGAAGACGTCATATATGCCGTTCAGCGATAGTTTACTTTTGCTCGCCTTGGGCGCCATTCCATTGTTGATTTTGGAGATAGTGAAGGTGGTGCGGCTCGCAGGACAGCAAAGGAAGACGGCACCGTTTGAATCTGCCACCCGGCTCAATCAAAAGACTAGCAGAGTTTGGACCATACCCTGGCTTGCCCTGAAAAAGTTTTCGGTTATAGATGGAGCGCAGTGGGCCGGAGCGTTCTCCTACTATGCATTCTTCTCGCTATTTCCTTTGGTTATCCTGTTTGTCACGATTGCCTCGATCTTCATTGACCAAGACCGGGCCGGAATAGCAATCATTGCTTATGTAGAAACTTATGTTCCGATGAGTGGCGATAAGGAAAGTTACATTTTTGACGCGATGACCGGTGTAGTCGAAGCGCGCGGTCAGATGGGAGTGGTGGCATTTCTCATGCTTGCTTGGGCAGCGTTGCAAATCTTCACCACACTGATCTCTGCCACCAACCGCGCATGGGGCAGCGAGACCTCCAATTGGTGGCGGCGACCACTTAAAAGCTTGGTTTTTCTTGTCATTATGGTCTGCGTGGTACTTTTAAGCGTCGCGGTGCCGGTGCTGGCGAAATTGACGCAGGATTGGCTCATTCCAATCTATGATTTCAATTCTTGGGTCTATACCTTGGGAAACTTTTTCATCTCTTCGCTGGTGGTTTTTCTCAGTCTAAGTCTTTTTTACCAGCTGGCTCCGAGCCGACCCACGCGCTTTGCCGAAGTCTGGATTGCCGCTTTGTGCGCTACGGCATTTTTGTACGCAGCGGAACATCTCTTCGTTGTTTACCTCAAGGATTTCGCCACGTTGAACGCGGTCTATGGGGTGTTCGGCGGGATCATGGCCTTACTGCTGTGGATTTACCTTTTCGGGTGCATTTTCATCTTCGGCGCTTGCTTGTGCGCCGCTCAGGCCGAAGAACGTAGCACCGAGGATCCCCCTATGGCGCGCTTAACACAGGACAATAAACCATGA
- a CDS encoding PRC-barrel domain-containing protein — MFNKVKTLKGYKLHSLDGEIGEVEEFYFDDRYWTIRYLVADTGNWLTGKRVLISPYALAAVNKEEQFITINLTKKQIEDSPSLDSDKPVSRQFEQSYYGYYGWPMYWSGTYMWGSYPYLVHDPEIWKELKQDEKEWDPNLRSTYDVMGHNIQATDGNIGHVEDFVIDDETWAIRYLIIDTQNWWPGKKVLVSPKWIERVSWSESTVFINLTCEAIKQSPEYTEESQLTRDYETELHQHYDRQGYWIDESVTKKHCR, encoded by the coding sequence ATGTTCAACAAAGTCAAAACACTAAAAGGTTACAAATTGCACAGCCTCGATGGGGAAATAGGGGAAGTGGAAGAATTCTACTTCGATGACCGGTACTGGACGATTCGCTATTTGGTCGCCGACACAGGCAACTGGCTTACCGGCAAACGGGTTTTGATCTCTCCGTATGCGTTGGCCGCAGTGAATAAAGAAGAACAGTTCATCACCATTAATTTGACCAAGAAGCAGATTGAGGACAGCCCATCCTTAGACAGTGACAAGCCTGTCTCGAGACAATTCGAACAGAGCTACTACGGGTATTATGGATGGCCGATGTATTGGAGCGGCACATACATGTGGGGATCTTATCCCTACCTTGTGCATGACCCTGAAATATGGAAAGAACTAAAACAAGATGAAAAAGAGTGGGATCCCAATTTGCGCAGCACTTACGATGTGATGGGGCATAACATTCAAGCCACTGACGGAAATATTGGGCATGTCGAGGATTTCGTCATCGATGATGAGACCTGGGCGATTCGTTATTTAATCATCGATACGCAAAACTGGTGGCCAGGAAAAAAGGTCCTGGTTTCACCGAAATGGATCGAGCGGGTTAGTTGGAGTGAATCGACAGTCTTCATTAATCTCACCTGTGAGGCCATCAAACAATCACCGGAATATACGGAGGAATCTCAGCTAACCAGAGATTATGAGACAGAACTGCATCAACATTACGATCGCCAAGGATACTGGATAGATGAATCGGTTACCAAGAAGCATTGCCGCTGA
- a CDS encoding DUF302 domain-containing protein — MLVQLATNKTVNETATALQSAVEANHFGVMQVYNLKETMTKKGVEFARECLIFEVCQPQQAKKVLDENMSISTALPCRISIYEEGGKTILATLKPTTLLGMFNVPQLEIVARDVENTLVKIMKEAASN; from the coding sequence ATGTTGGTCCAATTAGCTACGAACAAAACCGTGAATGAGACTGCTACTGCTTTGCAGAGCGCCGTTGAAGCGAATCATTTCGGCGTAATGCAGGTTTATAACCTGAAAGAGACTATGACCAAGAAAGGTGTGGAGTTCGCGCGCGAATGTCTGATCTTTGAGGTGTGTCAACCTCAACAAGCGAAGAAGGTACTCGATGAAAACATGAGTATTTCCACCGCACTGCCATGCCGAATTTCCATTTACGAGGAGGGCGGTAAAACCATTCTGGCAACATTGAAGCCGACCACGCTTCTGGGGATGTTCAACGTGCCGCAATTGGAAATAGTTGCGCGGGATGTGGAAAACACCCTTGTCAAAATCATGAAAGAAGCGGCATCAAACTGA
- a CDS encoding IS3 family transposase (programmed frameshift), which yields MTDTTVQAIPHAAANAEDTQDARRAAEVSSAFAAEPSRITSEVLEKAARRTFTAEYKERILTQADACSEPGCIGKLLRTEGLYSSHLSKWRSEREQAIRAGLSKPRGRKPSDKNPLAAENARLQAEIQRLQACLTQAEAIIDVQKKPFATAGLVRDSSPHRESIMKATLELSREVGVKAACEALNFNRASFYRAQQDRSSWPVERPRPPLALSTDEELHVLAHLHSERFMDCSPYQVYAALLDEGVYLCSISTLYRILVRHQEVRERRNQLRRPNYTKPELLATAPNQVWSWDITKLKGPAKWTYFYLYVIIDIFSRCVVGWMVAHRESTELAKRLIGESCTRQTIREGQLTIHADRGSSMTSKGVEQLLADLGVTKTHSRPHVSNDNPYSEAQFKTLKYRPGFPAQFGAIEDARSFCGTFFDWYNHDHYHSGIALLTPASVHSGQAVEIVTQRTQVLHAAFERNPERFKNRQPHAQAVPEAAWINPPPSRTANEALDQEN from the exons ATGACTGACACAACCGTACAAGCTATTCCTCATGCCGCGGCGAACGCGGAGGACACGCAAGACGCCCGTAGGGCGGCTGAAGTGTCCTCCGCGTTCGCCGCGGAACCTTCCCGCATCACCAGCGAAGTGCTTGAAAAGGCCGCCCGCCGGACGTTTACCGCCGAATACAAAGAGCGCATCTTGACCCAGGCTGATGCGTGTAGCGAACCGGGCTGCATCGGCAAGTTGCTGCGCACAGAGGGATTATATTCCTCACATCTCAGCAAATGGCGCAGCGAACGTGAGCAGGCCATCCGCGCCGGTCTATCCAAGCCGCGTGGCCGCAAACCTTCGGACAAGAATCCGTTAGCCGCTGAAAATGCTCGTCTGCAAGCCGAAATTCAGCGTTTGCAGGCATGCCTAACACAGGCGGAGGCTATCATCGATGTCCAAAAAAAAC CTTTCGCAACTGCTGGGCTTGTGCGAGATTCCAGCCCACACCGGGAGAGCATCATGAAGGCCACGCTTGAACTCAGCCGTGAGGTTGGCGTTAAGGCCGCCTGCGAGGCGCTCAACTTCAACCGTGCCTCGTTTTATCGCGCACAACAAGATCGCTCTTCGTGGCCGGTCGAACGTCCGCGCCCGCCGCTGGCACTGAGTACGGACGAAGAGCTACACGTCCTGGCGCATCTGCACAGCGAGCGTTTCATGGATTGCTCGCCTTATCAGGTCTATGCGGCGCTGCTCGACGAGGGCGTTTACCTGTGCTCCATCAGCACCCTCTATCGCATCCTGGTGCGCCACCAGGAAGTGCGCGAGCGCCGCAACCAGCTTCGTCGTCCCAACTACACCAAGCCCGAGTTACTCGCCACTGCGCCCAACCAAGTATGGTCATGGGATATCACCAAACTCAAAGGCCCGGCCAAATGGACGTATTTCTACCTCTACGTCATTATCGACATTTTCAGCCGCTGCGTGGTCGGCTGGATGGTAGCGCACCGCGAATCCACCGAGCTGGCTAAGCGACTGATTGGCGAAAGCTGTACTCGGCAAACTATCCGTGAAGGCCAATTGACTATTCACGCCGACCGCGGCAGCAGTATGACCTCCAAAGGCGTCGAGCAACTGCTGGCTGACCTGGGCGTGACCAAAACCCATTCACGGCCCCATGTCTCCAACGACAACCCGTATTCCGAGGCGCAGTTCAAGACCTTGAAATACCGACCGGGCTTTCCGGCTCAATTCGGCGCTATCGAAGATGCCAGAAGCTTTTGCGGAACGTTCTTCGACTGGTACAACCATGACCACTATCACTCCGGCATTGCACTGTTAACCCCGGCCAGCGTTCACAGCGGCCAAGCCGTCGAGATAGTTACGCAGCGCACGCAAGTCCTGCATGCCGCATTCGAGCGCAATCCGGAACGCTTCAAAAACCGCCAACCCCATGCCCAAGCCGTACCTGAAGCCGCTTGGATTAACCCGCCCCCTTCACGGACGGCAAATGAGGCTCTCGACCAGGAAAACTAA
- a CDS encoding CsbD family protein: protein MSWNRIEGNWKQFKGKVKETWGDLTDDEIDQIAGKRDILLGKIQEKYGIAQDEAEKKVKDFEDSLD from the coding sequence ATGAGCTGGAATCGAATAGAGGGTAATTGGAAGCAATTCAAGGGTAAGGTTAAGGAAACATGGGGCGATTTGACTGATGATGAAATCGATCAAATCGCCGGTAAACGCGATATTCTTCTTGGCAAAATCCAAGAGAAATACGGGATTGCGCAAGACGAAGCTGAAAAGAAGGTCAAAGACTTTGAGGATTCGCTCGATTGA
- a CDS encoding GGDEF domain-containing protein, giving the protein MKTNPKLKTPEKALQTKSLTGLLEQSEDIKDLVEECVEELSSVNTTRKEIAGTHNQPTDVGDLLEKNEATEAKMGQAVDELSAVNQALEVEVDVHHLLKQRLNMVTQDEIAARHAAFHDPLTGLPNRELFVNRLEHGLAQAKRHGWNLAVMFVDINNFKDINDTHGHEIGDAVLKIIAQRLEQGTREVDTVSRYGGDEFLYLLMEFGDINDVKIIAEKITNVIAVPCQLSIGELIIKPSIGISICPKDGITVFDLIKRADEAMYVAKRTKSSYAFAQ; this is encoded by the coding sequence ATGAAAACCAACCCAAAGTTAAAAACTCCTGAAAAGGCATTACAGACCAAGTCTCTGACCGGACTGCTCGAGCAAAGCGAAGACATAAAAGACTTGGTAGAGGAGTGTGTCGAAGAATTGTCGTCAGTCAACACAACTCGTAAGGAAATAGCCGGTACTCATAATCAACCGACAGATGTTGGAGATCTACTTGAAAAGAACGAAGCGACAGAAGCCAAGATGGGGCAAGCAGTAGACGAGTTATCAGCAGTGAATCAGGCGTTGGAGGTAGAGGTTGATGTGCACCACCTATTGAAACAACGGCTGAACATGGTCACCCAAGATGAGATAGCCGCACGGCATGCGGCTTTTCATGATCCTTTGACCGGTTTGCCAAACCGCGAGCTGTTTGTCAACCGGCTGGAGCATGGATTAGCCCAGGCCAAACGCCATGGTTGGAATTTAGCAGTGATGTTCGTCGATATTAATAATTTCAAGGACATTAATGATACGCACGGACATGAAATCGGGGATGCCGTGTTAAAAATCATTGCCCAACGGTTAGAACAGGGTACTCGCGAAGTCGATACAGTTAGCCGCTACGGGGGGGACGAGTTTTTGTATTTGCTGATGGAGTTTGGAGACATTAATGACGTCAAGATCATTGCGGAAAAGATCACGAATGTTATTGCAGTACCTTGTCAGCTCAGCATAGGGGAACTCATCATCAAACCGAGTATTGGTATCTCGATTTGTCCGAAAGACGGTATCACCGTATTCGATTTGATCAAGCGCGCCGATGAGGCGATGTACGTAGCAAAACGAACAAAGTCTAGCTATGCATTTGCACAGTGA
- a CDS encoding BON domain-containing protein, which yields MKQFIRLFTASILALTLLSAVGCATTEKRSGTGEYFDDSVITTKVKAQLLNEPNLKSAQINVETFKGVVQLSGFVNSQADINRAVEIARSVNGVQSVKNDMRLR from the coding sequence ATGAAACAATTTATTAGATTATTTACCGCATCTATTTTGGCCCTGACATTATTGTCAGCGGTCGGTTGCGCGACGACAGAAAAACGTTCAGGAACCGGTGAATATTTTGACGACAGCGTCATCACCACTAAAGTCAAGGCACAGTTATTAAATGAGCCCAATCTGAAATCCGCCCAGATCAATGTTGAAACCTTCAAGGGCGTCGTTCAACTTAGTGGTTTCGTGAACTCCCAGGCCGATATTAATAGAGCGGTCGAAATTGCACGTAGCGTCAATGGCGTACAGTCGGTTAAGAATGACATGAGACTGAGATAA
- a CDS encoding DUF883 family protein, which produces METFDKVSQSAHEAFDKMADATSHAAEAIGEKGEQFKNAEQQMVKNCRGYIREYPIMSVGIAAAAGFLLSRLLSKSPY; this is translated from the coding sequence ATGGAAACATTTGACAAAGTATCACAATCAGCTCATGAGGCTTTCGACAAGATGGCCGATGCAACCAGCCATGCGGCAGAAGCAATCGGTGAAAAAGGAGAGCAATTTAAAAATGCTGAGCAGCAAATGGTCAAGAATTGCCGCGGTTATATCCGCGAGTATCCGATCATGTCAGTGGGTATTGCGGCAGCGGCTGGCTTTTTGCTAAGTCGGCTATTAAGCAAATCACCCTATTAA